From Amycolatopsis sp. WQ 127309:
CCGGACCGGCGGTTGCCGCACGGGGCGAAGATGTCCCCGCCGTGGTGGTGCAGGACGGCGCCGGTGGTGGCGTCCTGGAGCTGGTGCGCCCCGGACAGGCGGATGGGGCGGGCGCAGCCGTTGACGGCGCGGACCTTGTTGCGCCAGTCCTGGTAGTCCAGGGCTTTCACGCGGGCGGCGAGGCGGTCTTCCAACGTCAGCATGTCGGAGCCTTTCGGTTGGCGGGCAAGAGAAACGGCTCGGGAACCCAGGCCGGATGGGTGGCCGGGCTCCCGCGCCGTGAGCGGGTGCGCCGTGTACGGAGGCGGCTACTTGGTGATGTGCAGGTCGTAGGCCGCGTCGGCCACGCGCCGCATTTCCGCCGCTTCCTCCTCGTGGATGCGGGCCATCTCGCCGGCCACCTCCGACAGGCGGAGCAGGGCCTCGCGGTTACGGCCACCGGTCGCGTTGATCACCGACCCGTTCGCGGTGTCGAACTCCTCCTGGAGGCGGGCGAGCTTGTCCAGATTGGACGTCGATTTCGTCATGGGTAGGTCCTTCCGATGTGGTCAGGCGGTGAGGTCGTGCAGGATCTGCGCGGCCATCGGTTCCGGGACGCGGACGACGCGGCGGATCTCCTCGATGGTCAGCTCGCGGCCTTCGCTGCGGGCGGTCTCGGCCACGGTGTTGATCCGGCTGGTCAGCTCGGCCGGGAGCTTGAGCCGAGGCCGAGCCGGAGCGGCCACGGCGGCCGGTGCCGGGGCCGGGTGCGTGACGACGTCGGTCCGGGACGCGGTCACGGTGACCGGCTCAGGATCCGCAGCAGGCTCCGGGGGCGCCGAGGTCTCGGGAGCGGGGGTGCGGCGCATGAGGAGCTTGACGACCACGAGGAACCCGAGTGCCGGCATCGCGGCCACCAGCCACCCGGCCGGGGTGGGTTCGGCGAGCGCGACCTGTGCGGCCATCTGCACGCCGAACCCGGCCACCAGCACGGCCAGCGGGAACGTGACCTTGCGGGAACCTGCGCCGGCGCGGTGGTCGCGCTGGATCTCGAACCCGGCGACGATGACGATGCCCTCGATCACCACCGCGTCGGCCCACGCGATCCAGCCGAGCTGTCCGTGGTAGACAGCCCAGTCGTGGGTGTGGGTGAACCCGGCCGCCGCGCCGATGCTCCCGAGGACCACGGCGACCAGGACACGGACGACGTCCACCAGCCGACGAGTCTTGTTCGAACTGTCCGCAGTGGACATGATGAATCTCCTTTCAGGTCAGTTCTCCCCGCGCCAGCGGCGGGCGTAGGCGCGGTAGTGGTCGGCTTCCTGTTCGAGCTGCACGACGATGTCGTCCGCGAGTTCGGCCAACCGGGCACTGCGGAAGGTCGGGCTTTCGCGGTCCGTGGCGCCGATGCTCAGATCGGTCGTGTAGTACTCGTAGATGAGTCGGTCGATGTGGGTCAGGTACCGCATCGGCATCCTGTCCATGTCGTTCCCCTTACTGCTCAACGGTTCCGAACTTCACCGGTCTCCCCGTTGCGGGAACATCCCGCAGTCGAGGGCGATGCCGGCGAGGCGCCGGAACTCGGCCGCCTCCTCTTCGTGGATGCCGGCGATCTCGTCGGCCAGCTCGGACAGCCGCACGAAGGCCGTGTGCCCGTGGTCGTCCGCGTCGTGACCCTTGCGGCAGGTGTCGAGGAACTCCTCCTGCAACTCGTGGAGCTTGCGCATGTTCGCGTGGGTGTCGGTCACGGCGTGCCTCCGAACGGTGCGAGGTTGGACCAGCGCTGGAGCATGTCCCGGCCGCGTCGGGTCAGTCGCAGCGGCAGGACGGGTTTGCGGACGACACCGTGCAGGCACGAGACCGTCTCACGGGCCGGGCTGCGTTCGACGTAGCCGACGGACACCAGGTGCATCACCACGTCGTCGTCCTGGGCGGCCCGGCAATGGCCTTCGCCGTCGAGGACCATCACGCGGTCGGTGTCATCCAGCAGCCCGTACCGGCCGTCGCGGACTTCGGCGAGCACGTCCTTGGCGACCAGCGGGTTGCCGGGCGAGCCCAGTGGCTTGCGGCGGCCCCGGGCCGGAGGGCACGCGCGGCCGGGGGTCGGTGCCGGCGCGGGGCCGGGGGTGCCGAACAGGCCGAGCTGTCCGGGGTCGGCGCGGCGGCTCATCGGATGTGCTCCCGTCCGATGTCGCCGAACTCGCGGTTGCGGAACTCGGTGATCCCGAGCACCAGGCCGAGCCCGACGCAGCCGAGGACCACGGCCGCGATCCAGAACAGCGGGGACCAGCCCTGGGCGAGGTAGATCAGCCAGAGCGTGAGCGCGGCCGGGACGCCGTACTTGGCGTAGATCCAGGCTCGCCACACGAAGAATCCGAGACGCCACATGGTCATTCCTCTCCGGACGGTTGGTGACGGGGGCAGAAGACGGTCAGGTGATCGGTGGTGACCCAGGTCGGGCACCAGGTCCGCAACGCCTCGCGCAGGGCGTCCCAGTCCTCGAACAGGTCCGGCTTGTCCCCGGGCAGTTCGGCACACACCCCACAGCGCGCGAGAAACACCTCGTCCAGCGCGGCGACGTCCACTTCGTACAAGTCGATGCCGCGAGCCGTGAACTCGTCCACCGCTACGCGCATCTCCCACACAGCACGGGACTTCTCGCGGTGAATCCGGCCGCTGAGTGGCCGGGGGTAAGACCCGTTCGCGGACACCACGACGTGGTAGTGCCGCTGGTGCAGCCTCGCCGGGTAGGTGACCGTGATCATCACGCCACCACCGACAGCCCGGTCACAGGCCGGCCGGAACGGATGAACGTGATCAGCTCGTCGATCTCGCGGTCGTCGACGTAGGCGGCGCGGACGCGCTGCGGGACGCGGGTGCGCTGCCGCACGACGTAGCCGATGCCGGCGGTGTCCGGGACGTTCGGGATCTCATCCGCCAACGCCCCCCGCAGCCGGGCCCCGTCACCGAGCACCATGTCCACGTGCGACTGCGCGGTGACCCGCAGGCAAATCCGGGTCGGGAACAGCTCCCGGACCGGAACCGTGTCCTTGGTCGGCTCCTGCACCAGCGCCGTCATCCCGTGCCCGGTCGCGCGGCCCTGCGAACCCACAATGGCGAGCTGCTTACGCAGGTTCCGGGCGATCGAGCCGTCGCCGTAGGCCAGCAACGCGCCGATCTCGTCGATGATCAGCAGGTTGAGCGGCGTCTCCCGCGAGATCGTGATCTTGCGGGTGCCTGTCGCGGCGAACTGCTGCTGCACGCAGCGGAGATCGTTGACGTAGTCGTCGACCAGCTCGGCACAGTCCTGCTCGTTGTCGGCGTAGCGGTGGGCGACACCGCCGTCGGCGAACTTGCGGAACTCCAGTTGCTTCGGGTCGCAGACCCACAACCGGACCAGCCCGTCCCGGATCAGCGGCGCCAAGCCCCGCAGCATCGACATCACGATCGAGTTCTTGCCCGCCCCGGTCGCGCCGGCCACGAACACGTGCGTGCCGGCGACCTTGAGGCGCCAGTCGGTGCCGTACTCGGTGTCGCCGACGTAGATGTCGTTCACGTCGACCGCGTCCACGGTGTCGGGCATCTCCGGGGCCGGGATGGTCTCGGTGAACGGCTCGGACCGTTCGATGATCAGCGCGACGTAGCCGGGCTTCGGGTGCTCGAACGCGATCCGCTGCACCTTCAGCGTGTCCGCGAGCCGCTCCAGGCTCTCCTCGATCGAGCGGCGAGCCTGCCCACGAGCCAGAGCCAGCGTGACGACGTCCACCGACGGGGAGAACGACCGCAGCCGGGTGATGCGCGGGAACAGGTCCTCGCCGGTCTTGCGGTCGGTGACGTACATGTCGCAGGCCCGCAGTGCCCGGGTGAAGCGCGGCCCGAAGTAGGCCGACCAGCGGCGGCGCCAGGCCCGAAGCCGCGGGGCCGCGTAGTGGTCGAAGGTGTCCGGATGCGCCCGGTACCAGCAGAGCAAGGCGCTGGCCGTTCCGCCCGTGATCCCGCCGGTGGCGCTCCAGCCGAGCTCGAGCCCGGTCCCGACGAGGGCGCCCGGTCCTACGGTGGCGCCGGGGTGGCGCAGCAGCCACTTCAGCGCCTTGATTTCGGTCCCGACCTTGCGGGACGACTTGGGGGTGTTCATCGGTTGGTGGTCCTCTCGTGCGAAACGGATCATGTGCGGTTGGTGTCAGGACTTGATGGCGGTCCGGGCGTCGGTCAGCTCGGTGATCAGCGTGCCCATCGCGCGGCCCATCCGGTCGTGCGCGGCGCGGAAGCCGTTGCGGTTGATCGGCATTCCGTGCATCGACTCCTTGAGCTGCACGAGCGCGGTGCCGAGGTCATCGACCACCCGGTCGACCTGGTGCGACATGGTCAGAACCTCCAGTCCCGCGAGATGAGTTCGGCCTCGTGCTTCTTGCCCAGCGTCCGCAGGCGGTCCAGTTCGTCGAACGCCTTGGTACGGAACGCCTTCAGCTCGTCTTTGGACGCGATGGTCCACGAGTCGGACATGGCCTTGTCGTCGTACTTCGCGATCAGCTTGTCGACCTCGCCGAGGACTTCGGCGATCATGTCCAAGTTGGTCACGAACGTGGCGTAACGCTGCTGCGCCCGCCGGTTGAGTGCCGCGAACTGCATGTCAGCTCCACCTCTCCGGGTTGTGCTCCAGCGACCAGGCCAGGCCGGACAGTTCGCCGACCAGCCCGCGGACCGAGCGACCGGCCTGCACCTTCGCCTCTTCCGGCGCGTCCGTCGCCCGGAACTTCTCGAACGCGACGCTCACCACGTCGGTGATCTCGCGGATCTCCTGCTGCATTCGCCTTTACCCTTCGCGTGTCGCAGCGACCAGGCCGGCCGCCGAAGTGAGGTCTGCCGCCAGGAAGCGCACCGCGTTCCCGACCGCGACCTTGATCTCCCGATCCGGTTCGGAGGCGACGAACGCGCGGTACGCGTCGTTGGCCGCCGTGATGATCGCCAGAATCTCCGGCATGTCAGTCTCCGTTCCGGATCACGTGCTGCGCGTGCTTCAATCCCTCACAGAAACCGGCCTGCCACCCCAAGTCCTCGGTCGCCTCCGTGAGCGCGGCGGCCCGTTCCCGCTCCAACCGGGCGGCCAGCATCCGGATCACCGTGCCGACCTTCACCGGGCGGCTCACCGTCCGGCCTTCCACGCCAGCAACAGCCCCGAGACCAGCGCGAGCACCCCGAACACCGGGGCCGCGACGATCAACATGCCGACCAGCACGAGCCACACCAAGTACGTGAACACCGTTGTCTCCTCCTACATGTGCCACTGAGTCCCGCACACGGTGCACGTGGCAATCCGTGTCGGTGACAGCCAGAAACTTGCCGAACAGACGTGATCAGCCATCGCTAGCCCCGCTTCGGGCCGTGCGGGTCATACGACGACAACCCACCCCGAACCGCGTTCATCCCACCCATTCGCCTCTCCTCTCCACTCGTGAACTTCGTGGTGAAACCCCAGGACCCCCGGACGGCTTGCCCGGCCGGGAATCGAGGCGCGCCACCACAAACAGCGCGAATTTAGGCATGGATCGGCCCACTCTGTATTTGTCAAAGAACAAGAAGTGCCCTCGCCCGACTCGAAACGGGCAGCCAACCGACTTGGGAAGGGCTCCAGGGTGGTGAAGACGCGACAGCCGGGGAGGTAGCCGCGCGAACCGGTCACCCACCGGTCATAAGGTCAGGCTCAGGCGGCGCGCTGCGCAGCACCCATCCCGACAGGCTTCAAACCGAAAGCCTTGAACCACAGACCCGAGCCGCTGATCCGACCGTCGTCCCCGGTGGTCTGCCACGTGTTGAGGACCGGGTCGATCAACTCGACGTAGGAGCCTTCCTCGAACCCCTCCCCCGGGTCCACCGCGAGCGTCACCTTGATCTCTTCGCCCTTGCCCGGCCGGCGCCCCTCCACCTGACGCGGCTTCGCGAACAGCATCACCACGAACGCCTGATTGCCCTCGCGGTCCACGGCCGGGACCATCTCCCCTTTGACCTCGCGCATCTTCATGATCGGGGACTCGGTGACCATGAACTTGTAGCCCGAGCTGACGAACGGGATGTCCTGCATGTCGCCTCCTAAGTCATCGTTAGAACTATCTCTATTAGACACTGGCTGACACCAGCCGTCAATAGAACTATCTCTATCGCACCGTTTGGACGTTAGACTGCAGGTAGAGATAGAGTTATCGACCATCGAAAGGAGGCGGTGTGACGATCGGTTACCGCGACTTGGCCTCACGGCTCAGGGACGCGATCAAGGATGGCGACTACTCGCCGGGCAGCACCCTGCCGAAGCAAGATGACCTCGCCGAGCAGTACGACATCAACGTCAACACGGTGCGCAAGGCGATCAGCGTCCTCGAAGCCGAAGGCCTCGTGACGTCCGTACGCCGGCGCGGCACGGTGGTCCGGGCACGACCGCCGATGAAGCGGCTTGGTGTCGAGCGCTACGCGAAGAGCAAGTGGAAGTTCGGCCTGGTCGCGTTCGCCGCCGACCGTGAAGCTTCAGGGCAGACCTGGAACCGGAACGACCAGACCAACCAGGTGCACAAGGTCGATGCTGACAGTGATGTCGCGCAGGCTCTTGGCATTGAGCCGGGCAGCCCCGTCTACGAACGTGCACGGCTGGTGAAGCAGGACGGGAACCCGACCCACACGCTCACGAGCTACTACCGCCCGGAGCACGTTGAGAACACTCCGATCGTCGACCCCAAGCCCGGGACGGCCACGCCGGGCGGCGGCTTCGCAGTGCTCACGCTGCAAGGCCTGGAGCCCGACAGCATGACCGAGACGTTCCACTCCCGGATGCCGACGCCGGACGAGATCGACGAACTCGAACTGCCGGCCGGCGAGCCGGTGATGATCCTCGAACGCACGACGCGAACCGCGGACGGCACGCCGATCGAATTCGCACGCGGGGTACACGCCGCGTCCCGCTTCGCCTGGTCGTACACCTTCGAGATTCCCGAGTAGACAGGCCGAGGAGACGCCGTGCCGGCACCAGCCATCCCCGACGACCTACGCGACGACGTCGAGACCCTGTGGAACTTTCATCGCATCGACGATCCGCTCGCACCTGTCGACGTCGCAATCGGACTTGGAAGCCACGACCCGAGCGTTGCCGTCTACGCGGCTGAGCTCTTCGCCAAGGACCTCTTCCCCGTCGTCGTGTTCACGGGCGCCAACGCCCCGACTACCGTCGAGCAGTTCCCCCGAGGCGAGGCCGTGCACTACCGGGAGATCGCGATGGAAGCAGGAGTACCGGACAGTGCCATCGTGGTCGAGCCGAATGCAACGAACACGGCCGAGAACTTCGAGCGCACTCGCGAGCTGCTCCGGGAACGCGGCACCCCGGTTACCAGGGCCCTGATCCTCAGCCGCCCTTACCAGCAGCGCAGGGCCTACACCACGGCGATGAAGCTGTGGCCCGAAGTCGACTTCCTGTGTTCGGCGATCCAGCAGCCCTTGACCGACTACGTCGAGAGCATCGGGGACCCCAAGCGCGTGATCGACATGCTTGTCGGCGACACCCAGCGATTGACCGTCTACGCCGACGCTGGGTACGCCATCCCCCAGGAGATCCCCGGCGACGTTGAGGCTGCCTACGACCGGTTGATCACCGCCGGGTACGACAGCCGCCTGATCCCGACCAGCTAGGGAATGGCCACAGTGGATAACGACGAGTTCGCGCGCATTCGCCAGGACCCGGACCCGATCCGCCGGGCGAAGCGTTCAACGGCAATGATCGAGGTCTACATGGGCCGCATGGCCGAGCTGTCGCACCTGCGCAAGGACGCGATCGAGCAAGCCCACGACAACGGGATGAGTTACACCGACATAGCTGCAGCTCTGGGCATCTCCAAAGGCCGTGCCACTCAAATCCGCTCTCAGCCACCGCCGTCTTCGTGACAACTCCCCGGACCTCCAGCATCGGTGTGTTCAGAGTTTCTTTTCTTGTTCAAGGCGGCCCCTCCGGGGCCGCGCCGCTATCGGCCGGATCGCGCGGGGCCCGCCTCCGGCACCCACGCGACCGGCCGGCGGCTGTACCGAGGGCCGCAGCTCAAGAAGAAGAGAATGTCCTCGCCGGACGGGCAGGTCTCCGAGATGGCCGGGTCGGGTGCGACGGTTGCGTCCGTGTGCGGCCAAACGGCATCTCGCCGACCTCCCGGAGGGCTATCACGCCGCGTCAAGGGGACAGTTGTCGAGGCACGCGCCGGATTGACGGAAGGCGCCCCCTTGACCCGACGTGATCGGGCTGCGCCAGGTCGACGAGATGCCGAAAGGCCACCCACTTGTATGTATTCAGTAACACCGAGCAGCAGCCAAGCGACATAAAGACACTAGCGATGACGACGAGGGCTGAAGATGACATTATCCCGGCGTGAAGCCGCACTGACTCTGGCGGAAGAGATCCTGTCTGACATCGAACTTTCACGGCTTCCCGCACCACAGATTGTTCGAAAGGCGAGCAGGTTAGCACGTCTATCAGACGACGTCGATGCAGTCGACTGGCTATCGCAGGAAGTGTCCGGGTTCGACTTAGTAAACGACAAACTGACGGCTTCCGGAATTCGCGCGGCAAAACGTTCGCGACGCGAGGCAAAAACTAGCTCAGAAGAGGGTGGGCCAACCTACTGGTCAAGTAACCTAAATCGCCTTCAAGCCGACATCGATGCAGGCAAGATTCATTTACAAGCCGCCATCGATCGAGACTTAAGCATCTCGTCCGCAAACCCCAAGCAAGTCGTAGTATCGCCACCTGGAAATGCGAAAGAAAGAGTAGCAATTTCCAACACAATTCGACGCAGCGAAGAACTGCTCGGCAGAATAGTCGGGTCCGTCTACATATACGTCAGCAAGAAAGAGATAGAACTCCGATTTGGAGCAGCTATAGAGGATGCTTTTACCACGGTGCGAAACGAAGTTGATGGACGAATTGCACAGTTAGCTCCAAGCGCGGCTACCAAGCTTTCTGCCGCGTTCGAGAACGCGGCTTCAGGAAACCCCGAGCATTGGGCAAACGCCGCTTCTGCTTGTCGCCGACTCCTAAAGGCGATCGCAGACGAGCTGCGCCATCCCGGAGAACCGGTGGATGGACGGCCAATGACCGACGATAAGTACATCAATCGCCTAATTGACTGGATAGTCAGTCAACACGCGGTCGGAGATACCCTAAAAGACGTAGTTACGTCCGACCTGGAAGATTTTGGAAAACG
This genomic window contains:
- a CDS encoding DUF2637 domain-containing protein codes for the protein MSTADSSNKTRRLVDVVRVLVAVVLGSIGAAAGFTHTHDWAVYHGQLGWIAWADAVVIEGIVIVAGFEIQRDHRAGAGSRKVTFPLAVLVAGFGVQMAAQVALAEPTPAGWLVAAMPALGFLVVVKLLMRRTPAPETSAPPEPAADPEPVTVTASRTDVVTHPAPAPAAVAAPARPRLKLPAELTSRINTVAETARSEGRELTIEEIRRVVRVPEPMAAQILHDLTA
- a CDS encoding FtsK/SpoIIIE domain-containing protein translates to MNTPKSSRKVGTEIKALKWLLRHPGATVGPGALVGTGLELGWSATGGITGGTASALLCWYRAHPDTFDHYAAPRLRAWRRRWSAYFGPRFTRALRACDMYVTDRKTGEDLFPRITRLRSFSPSVDVVTLALARGQARRSIEESLERLADTLKVQRIAFEHPKPGYVALIIERSEPFTETIPAPEMPDTVDAVDVNDIYVGDTEYGTDWRLKVAGTHVFVAGATGAGKNSIVMSMLRGLAPLIRDGLVRLWVCDPKQLEFRKFADGGVAHRYADNEQDCAELVDDYVNDLRCVQQQFAATGTRKITISRETPLNLLIIDEIGALLAYGDGSIARNLRKQLAIVGSQGRATGHGMTALVQEPTKDTVPVRELFPTRICLRVTAQSHVDMVLGDGARLRGALADEIPNVPDTAGIGYVVRQRTRVPQRVRAAYVDDREIDELITFIRSGRPVTGLSVVA
- a CDS encoding GntR family transcriptional regulator, which codes for MTIGYRDLASRLRDAIKDGDYSPGSTLPKQDDLAEQYDINVNTVRKAISVLEAEGLVTSVRRRGTVVRARPPMKRLGVERYAKSKWKFGLVAFAADREASGQTWNRNDQTNQVHKVDADSDVAQALGIEPGSPVYERARLVKQDGNPTHTLTSYYRPEHVENTPIVDPKPGTATPGGGFAVLTLQGLEPDSMTETFHSRMPTPDEIDELELPAGEPVMILERTTRTADGTPIEFARGVHAASRFAWSYTFEIPE
- a CDS encoding YdcF family protein gives rise to the protein MPAPAIPDDLRDDVETLWNFHRIDDPLAPVDVAIGLGSHDPSVAVYAAELFAKDLFPVVVFTGANAPTTVEQFPRGEAVHYREIAMEAGVPDSAIVVEPNATNTAENFERTRELLRERGTPVTRALILSRPYQQRRAYTTAMKLWPEVDFLCSAIQQPLTDYVESIGDPKRVIDMLVGDTQRLTVYADAGYAIPQEIPGDVEAAYDRLITAGYDSRLIPTS